One window of Erwinia aphidicola genomic DNA carries:
- a CDS encoding SemiSWEET family sugar transporter translates to MKNLLIVAATIALALLSIIFLSPWPVWLGTLAAWVTTGSFCLQVMHIVKNKDTSGLSLGMWAALFFGVSCWTWYGHRMHDVPVMAANGITALLALTVILLKLWHERPMPNPNRRRLVRMPGVILNPRIRRLRPLKVARSERKKAQLTK, encoded by the coding sequence ATGAAAAATCTGTTAATTGTTGCCGCCACTATTGCGCTGGCGCTGTTATCCATCATCTTTCTGTCGCCGTGGCCGGTCTGGCTCGGCACGCTGGCCGCGTGGGTGACCACCGGCTCGTTCTGCCTGCAGGTGATGCATATCGTCAAAAATAAAGACACCAGCGGCCTGTCGCTGGGGATGTGGGCGGCGCTGTTCTTCGGCGTCTCCTGCTGGACCTGGTACGGTCACCGTATGCACGATGTGCCGGTGATGGCCGCCAACGGCATTACCGCCCTGCTGGCGCTGACGGTGATCCTGCTCAAGCTGTGGCACGAGCGCCCGATGCCCAACCCTAACCGCCGCAGGCTGGTGCGCATGCCGGGGGTGATCCTCAACCCGCGTATCCGCCGCCTGCGCCCGTTAAAAGTGGCGCGCAGCGAGCGGAAAAAGGCTCAGCTCACCAAGTGA
- the glyQ gene encoding glycine--tRNA ligase subunit alpha, which produces MQKFDTKTFQGLILTLQDYWARQGCTIIQPLDMEVGAGTSHPMTCLRALGPEPTAVAYVQPSRRPTDGRYGENPNRLQHYYQFQVIIKPSPDNIQELYLGSLKELGMDPTIHDIRFVEDNWENPTLGAWGLGWEVWLNGMEVTQFTYFQQVGGLECKPVTGEITYGLERLAMYIQGVDSVYDLVWSDGPLGKTTYGDVFHQNEVEQSTYNFEYADVDFLFTCFEQYEKEAQSLLALEKPLPLPAYERILKAAHSFNLLDARKAISVTERQRYILRIRTLTKAVAEAYYASREALGFPMCNNKK; this is translated from the coding sequence ATGCAAAAGTTTGATACCAAGACCTTTCAGGGCCTGATCCTGACCTTACAGGATTACTGGGCGCGCCAGGGCTGCACCATCATCCAGCCGCTGGATATGGAAGTGGGCGCGGGCACCTCTCACCCCATGACCTGCCTGCGTGCGCTCGGTCCCGAGCCGACGGCGGTTGCCTACGTGCAGCCTTCACGCCGCCCGACCGATGGCCGCTACGGCGAAAACCCGAACCGCCTGCAGCACTACTACCAGTTCCAGGTGATCATCAAGCCATCGCCGGACAACATTCAGGAGCTGTACCTCGGTTCGTTAAAAGAGCTGGGTATGGATCCGACCATTCACGATATTCGCTTCGTGGAAGACAACTGGGAAAACCCCACCCTGGGCGCCTGGGGTCTGGGCTGGGAAGTGTGGCTGAACGGCATGGAAGTGACGCAGTTCACCTACTTCCAGCAGGTTGGCGGCCTGGAGTGTAAGCCGGTAACCGGCGAGATCACTTACGGTCTGGAGCGCCTGGCGATGTATATCCAGGGCGTCGACAGCGTGTACGATCTGGTATGGAGCGACGGTCCGCTGGGTAAAACCACCTACGGCGACGTGTTCCATCAGAATGAAGTGGAGCAGTCCACGTACAACTTCGAATACGCCGATGTCGACTTCCTGTTTACCTGCTTCGAGCAGTACGAGAAAGAGGCGCAGAGCCTGCTGGCGCTGGAAAAACCGCTGCCGCTGCCAGCCTACGAACGTATTCTGAAAGCCGCACACAGCTTTAACCTGCTGGATGCGCGTAAAGCGATCTCCGTCACCGAGCGCCAGCGCTATATTCTGCGCATCCGCACCCTGACGAAAGCCGTGGCTGAAGCCTATTATGCCTCCCGCGAGGCACTCGGCTTCCCGATGTGCAATAACAAGAAATAA
- the cspG gene encoding cold shock protein CspG → MSNKMTGLVKWFNSEKGFGFITPADGSKDVFVHFSAIQSNDYKTLDEGQKVEFSIENGAKGPAAANVITL, encoded by the coding sequence ATGTCTAATAAAATGACTGGTTTAGTAAAATGGTTTAACTCTGAAAAAGGCTTCGGCTTCATTACGCCAGCAGATGGCAGCAAAGATGTATTCGTACATTTCTCAGCTATCCAGAGTAACGATTACAAAACGCTGGACGAAGGGCAGAAGGTTGAGTTCTCGATTGAGAATGGTGCCAAAGGTCCGGCAGCTGCTAACGTTATCACGCTGTAA
- a CDS encoding cysteine hydrolase family protein: MTDTVLLVIDAQQSFYHRGYNEAAETPAFEQALSTLIAGCQAKGIPVVDVFHVEDEGPFSLASGLVTRLPFITHEATGTVQKRIHNALTDSGLMTWLVQNQVKHVIISGLRTEQCCETTARVASDFGYRVTFVTEATLTFPITHDGITLSIADLRHRTESVLINRFAQIRTVEGCLQELA, translated from the coding sequence ATGACTGATACCGTACTGTTAGTGATTGACGCGCAGCAATCCTTCTATCATCGTGGCTACAACGAGGCAGCAGAAACGCCGGCGTTTGAGCAGGCGCTAAGCACGCTGATTGCCGGCTGTCAGGCGAAAGGCATTCCGGTGGTGGATGTGTTCCATGTCGAAGACGAGGGCCCGTTCTCGTTGGCTTCGGGCCTGGTGACGCGCCTGCCATTTATCACCCATGAAGCGACGGGCACCGTGCAGAAGCGCATCCATAACGCCCTGACCGACTCCGGCCTGATGACCTGGCTGGTGCAGAACCAGGTAAAGCACGTGATTATCAGCGGCCTGCGCACCGAGCAGTGCTGTGAAACCACGGCGCGCGTCGCCTCGGACTTCGGCTATCGCGTCACCTTCGTCACCGAAGCGACGCTGACTTTCCCCATTACCCATGACGGCATTACCCTGAGCATTGCGGATTTACGCCACCGCACCGAAAGCGTGCTGATCAACCGCTTTGCGCAAATCCGCACCGTTGAGGGCTGCCTGCAGGAGCTTGCATAA
- the glyS gene encoding glycine--tRNA ligase subunit beta has protein sequence MTDKTFLVEIGTEELPPKALRSLAESFAANVTAELDAAGLAHGEVSWFAAPRRLALKVARLSAAQPDREVEKRGPAIQAAFDANGVATKAAEGWARGCGITVDQAERLSTDKGEWLMYRAQVTGESAQALLPAMIATSLAKLPIPKLMRWGASEVQFVRPVHTVTLLLGDELIPAKILGIDSARTIRGHRFMGEPEFTIDNADQYPQILVERGKVQPDFEARKAMIKAGAEQAAAQIGGVADLSESLLEEVTSLVEWPVVLTAKFEEKFLAVPAEALVYTMKGDQKYFPVYDNAGKLLPNFIFVTNIESKDPQQIISGNEKVVRPRLADAEFFFNSDRKRRLEDNLPRLETVLFQKELGTLRDKTDRIQALAGWIAAQIGADVNHATRAGLLSKCDLMTNMVFEFTDTQGVMGMHYARHDGEAEDVAVALNEQYQPRFAGDDLPSNPVACALAIADKMDTLAGIFGIGQHPKGDKDPFALRRAALGVLRIIVEKNLPLDLQTLTEEAVRLYGSKLSNAKAVDEVIDFMLGRFRTWYQEEGHSVDTIQAVLARRPTRPADFNARMRAVSHFRTLDEAASLAAANKRVSNILAKATEPLNDSVQASLLKENEEIKLATYVSALSSKLAPFFAEGRYQDALIELAQLREAVDNFFDKVMVNAEEKEVRINRLTLLAKLRELFLQVADISLLQ, from the coding sequence ATGACTGATAAAACTTTTCTGGTGGAAATTGGCACCGAAGAACTGCCTCCGAAAGCGCTGCGCAGCCTTGCCGAGTCCTTCGCTGCCAACGTGACCGCCGAGCTGGATGCTGCGGGCCTGGCCCACGGTGAAGTGAGCTGGTTCGCGGCCCCGCGCCGTCTGGCGCTGAAAGTCGCCAGGCTGAGCGCCGCACAGCCGGATCGCGAAGTTGAAAAACGTGGCCCGGCAATCCAGGCGGCATTCGACGCCAACGGCGTGGCAACCAAAGCGGCCGAAGGCTGGGCGCGCGGCTGCGGCATCACCGTTGACCAGGCCGAGCGCCTGAGCACCGATAAAGGCGAGTGGCTGATGTACCGCGCACAGGTGACGGGCGAAAGCGCCCAGGCTCTGCTGCCGGCGATGATTGCCACCTCCCTCGCTAAGCTGCCGATCCCGAAACTGATGCGCTGGGGTGCTTCCGAGGTGCAGTTCGTGCGCCCGGTCCACACCGTCACGCTGCTGCTGGGCGATGAGCTGATCCCGGCGAAAATCCTCGGTATCGACTCTGCCCGCACTATTCGCGGCCACCGCTTTATGGGCGAGCCGGAGTTCACCATCGATAATGCCGATCAGTATCCGCAGATCCTGGTCGAGCGCGGCAAGGTCCAGCCGGACTTCGAAGCGCGTAAAGCGATGATCAAAGCCGGTGCGGAACAAGCCGCCGCGCAGATTGGCGGCGTCGCCGACCTGAGCGAAAGCCTGCTGGAAGAGGTGACCTCGCTGGTTGAGTGGCCGGTCGTGCTGACGGCGAAGTTTGAAGAGAAGTTCCTCGCGGTTCCGGCGGAAGCGCTGGTCTACACCATGAAGGGCGACCAGAAGTACTTCCCGGTGTACGACAATGCGGGCAAGCTGCTGCCGAACTTTATCTTCGTCACCAACATCGAGTCGAAAGACCCGCAGCAGATTATCTCCGGTAACGAGAAAGTGGTGCGCCCGCGCCTCGCCGACGCCGAGTTCTTCTTCAACAGCGACCGTAAGCGCCGCCTGGAGGATAACCTGCCGCGTCTGGAGACCGTGCTGTTCCAGAAAGAGCTGGGTACGCTGCGCGATAAGACCGATCGTATTCAGGCGCTGGCGGGCTGGATTGCCGCACAGATTGGTGCAGATGTGAATCACGCCACCCGTGCTGGCCTGCTCTCCAAGTGCGACCTGATGACCAACATGGTGTTTGAGTTCACCGACACTCAGGGCGTGATGGGCATGCACTACGCGCGTCACGACGGCGAAGCCGAAGACGTGGCGGTGGCGCTGAACGAGCAGTATCAGCCGCGCTTTGCCGGTGACGATCTGCCGTCTAACCCGGTAGCCTGTGCGCTGGCGATTGCCGATAAGATGGATACCCTGGCAGGCATCTTTGGTATTGGTCAGCATCCGAAAGGCGATAAAGACCCGTTCGCACTGCGCCGCGCCGCGCTGGGCGTGCTGCGTATTATCGTTGAGAAGAACCTGCCTCTCGACCTGCAGACCCTGACGGAAGAAGCCGTGCGCCTGTACGGCAGCAAGCTGTCGAACGCCAAAGCGGTGGATGAAGTGATCGACTTTATGCTCGGTCGTTTCCGCACCTGGTATCAGGAAGAGGGCCACAGCGTGGATACTATCCAGGCCGTGCTGGCTCGTCGCCCGACCCGCCCTGCTGACTTTAATGCCCGCATGCGAGCGGTGTCTCACTTCCGCACGCTGGATGAAGCAGCCAGCCTGGCGGCCGCCAACAAGCGCGTCTCCAACATTCTGGCGAAGGCAACCGAGCCGCTGAACGACAGCGTGCAGGCGTCGCTGCTGAAAGAGAATGAAGAGATTAAGCTGGCGACCTACGTCTCCGCGCTGAGCAGCAAACTGGCACCGTTCTTCGCCGAAGGCCGTTACCAGGATGCGCTGATCGAGCTGGCCCAGCTGCGTGAAGCGGTGGATAACTTCTTTGATAAGGTGATGGTGAATGCCGAAGAGAAAGAAGTGCGTATCAACCGTCTGACGCTGCTGGCGAAACTGCGCGAGCTGTTCCTGCAGGTGGCGGATATCTCGCTGCTGCAGTAA
- a CDS encoding KTSC domain-containing protein: MHFQTVISSRITSISYFSLEKVLEVAFVDSLTYQFIKVSEKTHNDFITAKSKGRFFDGVIKGKYLCRKKE; the protein is encoded by the coding sequence ATGCACTTTCAGACAGTCATATCATCAAGAATCACATCCATCAGTTATTTTTCATTAGAAAAAGTGCTGGAGGTGGCTTTTGTTGATTCATTGACCTATCAGTTCATTAAAGTGTCTGAAAAAACTCATAATGACTTCATAACGGCAAAATCCAAAGGCCGTTTTTTTGATGGTGTAATTAAAGGTAAATACCTTTGCCGAAAAAAAGAATGA
- a CDS encoding LysR family transcriptional regulator — protein MKRNLNDLISFVSVAREGSFTRAAAHLGVTQSALSQAISGLENRMQIRLLTRTTRSVSLTAAGERLLLAIGNRFDEIEAELDMLTELRDKPAGTVRITCGPNVLHTTLLPKLTPLLLEYPDIKLEFDANHGFRNIVTDRYDAGVRLGDTIDKDMIAVPIGPQLRMAAVAAPHYFARHAPPQSPQDLVRHNCINMRMTSSGGLYVWEFDDAEGPVNVRVEGQLTFNTSAHMVDAALAGLGIAFLPEEEFAPHIAEGRLVRVLEEWCHPFPGYYLYYPSRKQPSPAFKLVLEALRE, from the coding sequence ATGAAGCGTAACCTCAATGATTTAATCTCGTTCGTCAGCGTAGCGCGCGAGGGCAGCTTTACCCGTGCGGCTGCCCACCTTGGCGTCACGCAGTCGGCGCTGAGCCAGGCCATTTCCGGGCTGGAGAACCGCATGCAGATCCGCCTGCTGACGCGCACCACGCGCAGCGTCTCGCTGACCGCTGCCGGTGAACGACTACTGCTGGCGATTGGCAACCGCTTTGACGAAATTGAAGCCGAGCTGGATATGCTGACCGAGCTGCGTGATAAGCCCGCCGGTACGGTGCGCATCACCTGCGGCCCCAACGTGCTGCACACCACGCTGCTGCCGAAGCTGACGCCCCTGCTGCTGGAATACCCTGATATCAAACTGGAATTTGATGCCAACCACGGCTTTCGCAACATCGTGACCGACCGTTATGACGCGGGCGTGCGGCTGGGGGATACCATCGATAAGGATATGATCGCCGTGCCGATTGGCCCGCAGCTGCGCATGGCAGCGGTGGCTGCGCCGCACTATTTTGCCCGCCACGCCCCGCCGCAGTCGCCGCAGGACCTGGTGCGCCATAACTGCATCAATATGCGCATGACCAGCTCGGGCGGCCTGTACGTCTGGGAGTTTGATGATGCAGAGGGACCGGTCAACGTGCGCGTGGAGGGCCAGCTGACGTTTAATACTTCAGCGCATATGGTCGACGCCGCGCTCGCCGGGCTGGGCATCGCCTTTCTGCCGGAGGAGGAGTTTGCGCCGCATATTGCCGAAGGCCGCTTAGTGCGCGTGCTGGAAGAGTGGTGCCACCCTTTTCCCGGCTATTACCTCTACTACCCCAGCAGAAAGCAGCCCTCCCCGGCCTTTAAGCTGGTGTTAGAGGCGCTGCGGGAGTAG
- a CDS encoding acyltransferase, which translates to MSQKIGWIDNLRAVACLMVIMIHTTTWYVTTGMSVGEHSWDLSNLLNSASRVCVPIFFMISGYLFFGERSAERRHFLRIVLCLLFYSAVALVYVTLLTPINEAMSVKHLLQKPVFYHLWFFFAIIAIYLFSPLIQVKAVSARYLAIATLVLALLANPNTVDSSIARFHWLPINLYINGDTIYYLLYALLGRAIGTMDTQKRGVSWLAGGSFIACVALIAFGTKRQFAINGAFADTWYLYCGPAVFIAAVSLLVLFKNTMNQRVNPFFALIARNSLPIYGFHALFIHFMRTHHLDNTDHPLIDIPLVFGVTLAGSLLLAIGLRRIDQRHLVS; encoded by the coding sequence ATGTCGCAAAAGATTGGCTGGATAGATAATTTACGCGCGGTTGCCTGCCTGATGGTGATTATGATCCACACCACCACCTGGTACGTCACCACCGGGATGTCGGTAGGAGAACACAGCTGGGACCTCTCCAACCTGCTCAACTCCGCGTCGCGCGTGTGCGTGCCGATCTTCTTTATGATCTCCGGCTACCTGTTCTTCGGCGAGCGCAGCGCCGAGCGGCGCCACTTTCTGCGCATTGTGCTGTGCCTGCTGTTTTACAGCGCGGTGGCGCTGGTTTATGTCACGCTGCTGACGCCGATCAATGAAGCGATGTCGGTGAAACATCTGCTGCAGAAGCCGGTGTTCTACCACCTGTGGTTCTTCTTCGCGATCATCGCTATCTACCTGTTTTCCCCTCTGATTCAGGTTAAAGCGGTCAGCGCCCGCTATCTGGCTATTGCCACGCTGGTGCTGGCGCTGCTGGCGAACCCGAACACCGTCGACAGCTCGATCGCCCGCTTCCACTGGCTGCCGATCAATCTGTATATCAATGGCGATACGATTTATTACCTGCTTTACGCGCTGCTTGGCCGGGCGATCGGCACCATGGACACGCAAAAGCGCGGCGTCAGCTGGCTGGCGGGGGGGAGTTTTATCGCCTGCGTGGCGCTGATTGCCTTCGGCACTAAACGGCAGTTCGCGATTAACGGCGCCTTTGCCGATACCTGGTATCTCTACTGCGGCCCGGCGGTGTTTATCGCCGCCGTCAGCCTGCTGGTGCTGTTTAAAAACACCATGAACCAGCGCGTCAATCCGTTCTTTGCGCTGATTGCGCGTAATTCGCTACCGATCTACGGCTTCCATGCGCTGTTTATCCACTTTATGCGCACCCATCATCTCGATAACACCGACCACCCGCTGATCGACATCCCGCTGGTGTTCGGTGTTACCCTGGCCGGTAGCCTGCTGCTGGCTATCGGCCTGCGGCGCATCGATCAGCGTCACTTGGTGAGCTGA
- a CDS encoding GlxA family transcriptional regulator, which produces MTIPVWFITLPGVMALDLTGPAETLKLARNAFSLRYIGPDESVLMSTDMLVSRIEPLPESLPDGSLLVLPGVSDSKVWFDTPQAMAVRNWLMRMQPAIHARKITLVCVCSGALLAAKAGLMKGVSCTTHHEVIERLKAAEPAALVKENRIFVEDRGIWTSAGITAGIDLCLHLIGHLCGSQVALDVAREMVVYFRRSGEDPQLSPWLRHRNHIHPAIHRVQDLLTLQPEQEWPLEEIAARVHVSSRHLTRLFRQHLGISVRDYHEQLRLTIARQRLHSGENSERAALSAGFSSSRQLRRALQRWQE; this is translated from the coding sequence ATGACTATCCCGGTGTGGTTTATCACCCTGCCCGGCGTGATGGCGCTGGATCTCACCGGCCCGGCGGAGACGCTGAAGCTGGCGCGAAATGCCTTTTCCCTGCGCTATATCGGCCCCGATGAAAGCGTGCTGATGTCGACGGATATGCTGGTCAGCCGTATTGAACCGCTGCCGGAGTCGCTGCCGGACGGCAGCCTGCTGGTGCTGCCCGGCGTGAGCGACTCAAAGGTGTGGTTTGATACGCCGCAGGCGATGGCGGTGCGCAACTGGCTGATGCGCATGCAGCCCGCGATCCACGCGCGTAAAATCACCCTGGTGTGCGTCTGTTCCGGGGCGCTGCTGGCGGCGAAAGCCGGATTGATGAAAGGGGTGAGCTGCACCACGCATCACGAGGTGATCGAGCGTCTGAAAGCGGCAGAACCCGCTGCATTGGTGAAAGAAAACCGTATTTTCGTTGAAGATCGCGGCATCTGGACCAGCGCGGGCATTACCGCGGGCATCGATTTATGCCTGCATCTGATCGGTCATCTGTGCGGTTCGCAGGTGGCGCTGGATGTGGCGCGGGAAATGGTGGTCTATTTTCGTCGTTCGGGCGAGGATCCGCAGCTGTCACCGTGGCTACGCCACCGCAACCATATCCACCCGGCGATCCACCGCGTGCAGGATCTGCTGACGCTGCAGCCGGAGCAGGAGTGGCCGCTGGAGGAGATTGCCGCCCGGGTCCACGTCAGCTCGCGCCACCTGACGCGCCTGTTCCGCCAGCATCTTGGCATTAGCGTGCGCGACTACCACGAGCAGCTGCGCCTGACGATTGCCCGGCAGCGGCTGCACAGCGGGGAAAACAGCGAACGCGCCGCCCTCTCCGCTGGCTTCTCCTCATCACGCCAGCTGCGCCGCGCTTTGCAGCGCTGGCAGGAGTGA
- a CDS encoding MFS transporter encodes MTMSDSRAQQAAAHWGGVLAMTLCVFALVASEFMPVSLLTPVARDLGVSEGLAGQGIAISGAFALLASLLIPALAGNLNRKTLLLAMTALMAISGATIALAASYPGYMAGRALIGVAIGGFWSLSAATAIRLVPAQQVPRALAIFNGGNALATVIAAPLGSYLGAVIGWRGAFLSLVPVAVIAFIWQWFTLPAMHTDSRAARSGNVFRLLANPLVALGIAACGLFFMGQFALFTYLRPFLETVTKVEVSTLSLILLAIGVMGLVGTLAIARLLTLGLYPTLIAIPLLMAATAIALMLFAHQLWTVAALLGFWGLVATAAPTGWWTWVARTLPEDAEAGGGLMVAVVQLSIALGSTVGGLAFDHRGYHSTFTISALLLLAAALLALLASRKDN; translated from the coding sequence ATGACCATGAGCGATAGCAGGGCACAGCAGGCTGCCGCCCACTGGGGCGGGGTACTGGCGATGACGCTGTGCGTGTTTGCCCTGGTGGCGTCCGAATTTATGCCGGTCAGCCTGCTGACGCCGGTAGCGCGTGACCTCGGCGTCAGTGAAGGGCTGGCAGGGCAGGGTATTGCTATCTCCGGGGCTTTTGCCCTGCTGGCCAGCCTGCTGATCCCGGCGCTGGCGGGTAATCTCAACCGTAAAACGCTCCTGCTGGCGATGACCGCGCTGATGGCGATTTCCGGCGCGACCATCGCGCTGGCGGCCAGCTATCCGGGCTATATGGCGGGCCGGGCGCTGATTGGCGTGGCTATCGGCGGCTTCTGGTCACTCTCTGCCGCTACCGCCATCCGCCTGGTGCCCGCGCAGCAGGTGCCGCGCGCGCTGGCGATTTTTAACGGCGGCAACGCGCTGGCCACGGTGATTGCCGCCCCGCTAGGCAGCTATCTGGGCGCGGTGATCGGCTGGCGCGGCGCGTTCCTCAGCCTGGTGCCGGTGGCGGTGATTGCCTTTATCTGGCAGTGGTTCACGCTGCCGGCAATGCATACCGACAGCCGCGCCGCGCGCAGCGGCAACGTCTTTCGCCTGCTGGCGAACCCGCTAGTGGCGTTGGGGATAGCGGCATGCGGCCTGTTCTTTATGGGGCAGTTCGCGCTGTTTACCTACCTGCGTCCGTTCCTTGAAACCGTCACCAAAGTTGAGGTCTCCACGCTGTCGCTGATCCTGCTGGCTATTGGCGTGATGGGGCTGGTGGGAACGCTGGCGATCGCCAGGTTGTTAACCCTGGGACTGTATCCCACGCTGATCGCCATTCCCCTGCTGATGGCCGCAACCGCGATAGCGCTGATGCTCTTCGCCCACCAGCTGTGGACAGTTGCCGCGCTGCTGGGGTTCTGGGGGCTGGTTGCTACCGCCGCACCGACCGGGTGGTGGACCTGGGTCGCCCGCACGTTACCCGAGGATGCGGAAGCGGGTGGCGGGCTGATGGTCGCCGTGGTGCAGCTCTCTATCGCGCTGGGTTCCACGGTCGGCGGGCTGGCCTTTGACCACCGCGGCTACCACAGCACCTTCACGATTAGCGCGCTGCTGCTGCTGGCGGCAGCCCTGCTGGCCCTGCTGGCCTCGCGCAAAGATAACTAA
- the dalD gene encoding D-arabinitol 4-dehydrogenase: MPIKNDEQLYWLHLGAGAFHRAHQSWYLNQLHQQGDRSWALSLANIRNSSTQQTLQQLSRQQGRYTLEIISPDGEKQYQPIEAIGEVILWDSELKSLVARGADPRTRIISFTVTEGGYFLNEDGHLDLTHPAIAADLAQQQETSTLYGALVKILQQRMDDNSGAVTLLNCDNLRNNGDSVARGLREFVAAQGNQALLAWIERNTSAPNGMVDRITPKFDEAIFTRLAQQGITDDRAPLSCESFSQWVLEDNFIAGRPALERAGVEFVSCVTPYEEAKIRVLNASHSGIAWAGALLGKQYIDQSLQPVISQWMRDYVQQDVAAALGETQVDLALYCDTTLNRFSNQWVRDTTQRVSSDSIAKLQQFIVPTLKARYQQQSSPHAALILPALLFRFMQLRQRGELPFEYQDRALNEVPFDAIFASDDPLQAFIQEKTLFGSLAAIPQFAQDMRRALERVDSGLQQTRGQS; this comes from the coding sequence TTGCCGATAAAAAACGATGAACAATTATACTGGCTGCACCTCGGGGCGGGGGCTTTTCACCGCGCACATCAGAGCTGGTATCTTAATCAACTTCACCAGCAGGGCGACCGCAGCTGGGCCCTCTCCCTCGCCAATATTCGCAACAGCAGCACTCAGCAAACCCTGCAACAGCTTTCCCGTCAGCAGGGGCGTTACACGCTGGAAATTATCTCACCGGATGGGGAAAAACAGTATCAGCCGATAGAGGCCATCGGCGAGGTGATTTTATGGGATAGCGAGCTTAAGTCGCTGGTTGCCCGCGGTGCCGACCCCCGCACCAGAATCATCTCTTTCACCGTCACCGAGGGCGGCTATTTCCTCAATGAGGACGGTCATCTTGACCTGACACACCCGGCGATTGCCGCCGATCTCGCGCAGCAGCAAGAGACCAGCACGCTGTATGGTGCGTTAGTCAAAATCCTGCAGCAGCGTATGGACGATAACAGCGGTGCCGTCACCCTGCTGAACTGCGATAACCTGCGCAATAACGGCGACAGCGTGGCGCGTGGACTGCGCGAATTCGTCGCCGCACAGGGTAATCAAGCGCTGCTGGCGTGGATTGAGCGCAATACCTCCGCACCTAATGGCATGGTGGACCGCATTACGCCAAAATTTGATGAGGCGATCTTCACGCGGCTGGCACAGCAGGGTATTACTGACGACCGTGCGCCGCTCTCCTGCGAGTCCTTTAGCCAGTGGGTGCTGGAAGATAACTTTATAGCCGGGCGCCCCGCGCTGGAGCGTGCAGGGGTGGAGTTTGTCAGCTGCGTCACGCCGTATGAAGAGGCAAAAATCCGCGTGCTCAATGCCAGCCACAGCGGCATTGCCTGGGCAGGGGCGCTGTTGGGTAAACAGTACATTGATCAGAGCCTGCAGCCGGTTATCAGCCAGTGGATGCGCGATTATGTGCAGCAGGATGTCGCCGCCGCGCTGGGCGAGACTCAGGTCGATCTGGCGCTTTATTGTGATACCACGCTAAACCGCTTTAGCAACCAGTGGGTGCGCGATACGACCCAGCGCGTTTCGTCGGACAGCATCGCTAAACTGCAGCAGTTTATCGTGCCGACGCTGAAAGCCCGCTATCAGCAGCAGAGCTCGCCGCACGCCGCGCTGATCCTGCCGGCGCTGCTGTTCCGCTTTATGCAGCTGCGCCAGCGCGGCGAGCTGCCGTTCGAGTATCAGGATCGCGCCCTTAATGAGGTGCCGTTTGATGCGATCTTCGCCAGCGACGATCCGCTACAGGCATTTATCCAGGAGAAAACGCTGTTTGGTTCACTGGCCGCTATCCCACAGTTCGCGCAGGATATGCGCCGGGCGCTGGAGCGGGTCGACAGTGGCTTACAGCAGACACGAGGTCAGTCATGA